A part of Arthrobacter dokdonellae genomic DNA contains:
- a CDS encoding alpha/beta hydrolase — MPHAPVRRRHRLRLSLTVAMAAVGALLLSSCALLAPAQDAGVVSSAQASVIGDVPAELSSYYTQAVTWTSCSGGFQCAKVAVPLDYSNPRGASIKLAVTRLPATGKRLGALLTNPGGPGGSGVDMVVGSAKTYFSPKMRAAYDIVGFDPRGVQRSDPVKCLDDAQMDASRQTSYDPSTAAGLKAAEAETKTQTELCVKNSGPILAHVDTVSSARDMDILRAVVGDKKLNYMGFSYGTKLGATYAGLFPKRVGKFSLDGALDPSLDIDQVSMGQAVGFENALHAWAKNCLDTKECPVSGSVDAAVQQIRDLNAVYTKTPQQTSEGRVVTGTEFTNAVAFAMYSTDLWEPLAGALKQAFAGDASGMLMLADYASDRGSDGKYSSNTAAAFTAINCLDYPMNSDTAHMRSDAAALEKASPTFGDLLAYSGLGCKYWPFPATGAPKPIAAPGAGPILVIGTTGDPATPYPWAQSLAKQLDSGVLVTWKGNGHTAYGRANACLTSTVDKYFVDGTVPAAGTTC, encoded by the coding sequence ATGCCCCACGCACCCGTACGCCGGCGGCACCGCCTCCGCCTTTCCCTCACCGTTGCCATGGCGGCGGTGGGCGCGCTCCTCCTCAGCTCCTGCGCGTTGCTCGCCCCGGCACAGGACGCGGGAGTTGTTTCCAGCGCACAGGCGTCGGTCATCGGCGACGTGCCGGCGGAACTCAGCAGCTACTACACGCAGGCTGTGACGTGGACGTCGTGCAGCGGCGGCTTCCAGTGCGCCAAGGTCGCGGTGCCGCTGGACTACTCCAATCCGCGGGGCGCGTCGATCAAGCTCGCCGTCACCCGCCTGCCCGCCACCGGTAAACGGCTGGGCGCCCTCTTGACCAACCCCGGCGGGCCCGGCGGGTCCGGTGTGGACATGGTGGTCGGCAGCGCGAAGACGTACTTCTCGCCCAAGATGCGCGCCGCCTACGACATTGTGGGGTTCGACCCGCGCGGGGTGCAGCGTTCCGACCCGGTGAAGTGTCTGGACGACGCGCAGATGGATGCGTCCCGGCAGACATCATACGACCCGTCCACCGCGGCCGGGCTGAAGGCTGCGGAGGCGGAAACCAAGACGCAAACCGAGTTGTGCGTCAAAAACTCCGGCCCCATCCTGGCCCACGTGGACACCGTCAGTTCAGCCCGCGACATGGACATCCTGCGCGCCGTCGTGGGGGACAAGAAACTGAACTACATGGGCTTTTCCTATGGCACGAAACTCGGCGCCACCTACGCGGGCCTGTTCCCGAAGCGCGTGGGCAAGTTCTCGCTCGACGGGGCACTGGACCCGTCCCTGGACATTGACCAGGTGTCCATGGGGCAGGCCGTCGGCTTTGAAAACGCCCTGCACGCATGGGCGAAGAACTGCCTCGACACCAAGGAATGCCCCGTCTCCGGGAGCGTGGACGCCGCGGTGCAGCAGATCCGCGACCTGAACGCGGTGTACACGAAGACGCCGCAGCAGACATCGGAGGGACGCGTGGTGACCGGAACCGAGTTCACCAACGCGGTGGCGTTTGCCATGTACTCCACGGACCTCTGGGAGCCGCTGGCCGGCGCGTTGAAGCAGGCCTTCGCCGGCGATGCCTCCGGCATGCTGATGCTGGCGGACTATGCCTCCGACCGCGGCTCGGACGGCAAGTACAGCTCCAACACGGCGGCGGCGTTCACCGCCATCAACTGCCTGGACTACCCGATGAACTCGGACACCGCCCACATGCGGTCCGACGCTGCTGCCCTGGAGAAGGCCTCCCCCACGTTTGGCGACCTGCTGGCGTACTCCGGGCTGGGCTGCAAGTACTGGCCGTTCCCGGCCACCGGCGCGCCGAAACCGATCGCGGCGCCGGGGGCGGGCCCCATCCTGGTGATTGGCACCACCGGCGACCCGGCCACACCGTACCCGTGGGCGCAGTCGCTGGCCAAGCAGCTGGACTCCGGCGTTTTGGTGACCTGGAAGGGCAACGGACATACCGCCTATGGGCGGGCCAACGCGTGCCTGACCTCCACCGTCGACAAGTACTTCGTGGATGGGACGGTGCCGGCCGCAGGGACCACCTGCTAG
- a CDS encoding DNA polymerase III subunit delta', with protein sequence MSVWVDLQGQGPVVGQLRRAAQSSRPTHAWLLTGPPGSGRSNAALAFAAALVCEREQLAERGCGQCKACHTTLSGTNADVTFIATEKTTITIEEARELVRKAHDSPSSSRWRVMIVGDADRMAERTTNVLLKAIEEPPPRTIWILCAPSPADVLVTIRSRCRTLTLRLPPVEDVAALLVRRDGIDPDLALHAARAAQSHIGIARRLASDAGARERRDTIVRLPFSLRDVSAAVRAAASLLELAQAEAASSNEERDVAEKAKLLLSLGAPETGTLPPPMRAQVRSLEEDQKRRSKRSVTDQLDRALTDLLSFYRDVLVLQLAAQGGTGVVPSGAAAELVNESLREHLAAFAARGRPEATLARMDSINAVRRRLTTTNVSPLLALEAMAVSLL encoded by the coding sequence ATGAGCGTCTGGGTCGACCTGCAGGGACAGGGGCCGGTGGTGGGACAGCTGCGCCGCGCCGCCCAGTCCAGCAGGCCGACTCACGCCTGGCTGCTCACGGGCCCGCCGGGATCCGGGCGTTCCAACGCCGCCTTGGCCTTTGCCGCCGCGCTGGTCTGCGAGCGCGAGCAGCTGGCGGAGCGCGGGTGCGGCCAGTGCAAGGCCTGCCACACCACGCTGTCCGGCACCAACGCCGACGTGACCTTCATCGCCACCGAAAAGACCACCATCACCATTGAGGAGGCGCGGGAGCTGGTCCGCAAGGCCCACGACAGCCCGTCCTCGTCCCGCTGGCGCGTGATGATTGTGGGCGATGCGGACCGCATGGCCGAGCGCACCACCAACGTCCTGCTCAAAGCCATCGAGGAACCTCCGCCGCGGACCATCTGGATCCTGTGCGCCCCCAGCCCTGCCGACGTCCTGGTCACCATCCGTTCCCGCTGCCGCACGCTGACCCTGCGCCTGCCCCCGGTCGAGGACGTGGCGGCCCTGCTGGTGCGCCGCGACGGCATCGACCCGGACCTGGCCCTGCACGCCGCCCGCGCCGCCCAGAGCCACATCGGGATTGCCCGCCGCCTGGCGTCCGACGCCGGCGCCCGGGAACGGCGCGACACCATAGTCCGGCTGCCGTTTTCCCTGCGCGACGTCTCGGCCGCCGTCCGTGCCGCCGCCAGCCTGCTGGAACTGGCCCAGGCCGAGGCCGCCTCCTCCAACGAGGAACGCGACGTGGCGGAAAAGGCCAAGCTGCTGCTTTCCCTTGGCGCCCCCGAGACGGGGACCCTGCCGCCGCCCATGCGCGCGCAGGTCCGGTCCCTCGAGGAGGACCAGAAGCGCCGCTCCAAGCGCTCGGTCACCGACCAGCTGGACCGGGCGCTGACGGACCTGCTCTCCTTCTACCGGGACGTGCTGGTACTTCAGCTGGCGGCGCAGGGAGGCACCGGCGTCGTGCCTTCCGGCGCAGCGGCGGAGCTGGTCAACGAATCCCTGCGCGAGCACCTGGCCGCGTTTGCCGCCCGAGGCCGCCCCGAGGCGACCCTGGCGCGCATGGACTCGATCAACGCCGTGCGCCGCCGCCTGACCACCACCAACGTCTCCCCGCTCTTGGCCCTTGAAGCCATGGCCGTCAGCCTGCTCTAG
- the tmk gene encoding dTMP kinase → MTFPPADAPGLFIAFEGGDGAGKSTQAALLAQALSDAGRTVLRTREPGGTPVGEKLRSLVLDHGQGEIDARCEALIFAAARAAHATQVIAPAVARGEVVITDRYIDSSIAYQGVGRGLGAAEVQQLNVWATAGLWPELTVLLDVSAEEGRCRRTATEAAEDRLESEPDHFHAAIRQAFLDRAAARPERYLVLPAGRPAGELAATVRTRVLQLLAAREAGAA, encoded by the coding sequence GTGACTTTCCCACCTGCCGACGCACCCGGACTCTTCATCGCCTTCGAGGGCGGGGACGGGGCCGGAAAATCAACCCAGGCCGCGCTTCTGGCCCAGGCCCTGTCCGACGCCGGACGCACGGTGCTGCGGACCCGTGAGCCGGGCGGCACACCTGTCGGCGAAAAGCTGCGCTCCCTGGTCCTGGACCACGGGCAGGGCGAGATTGACGCCCGCTGCGAGGCCCTGATCTTTGCCGCGGCCCGCGCCGCCCACGCCACCCAGGTCATTGCCCCGGCCGTCGCCCGGGGCGAAGTCGTCATCACGGACCGCTACATTGACTCTTCCATCGCCTACCAGGGCGTCGGACGCGGGCTGGGTGCGGCCGAGGTCCAGCAGCTGAATGTCTGGGCCACGGCCGGGTTGTGGCCCGAGCTGACAGTGCTGCTGGATGTCTCCGCCGAGGAAGGCCGCTGCCGCCGCACGGCAACCGAGGCCGCCGAAGACCGGCTGGAATCGGAACCCGACCACTTTCACGCCGCCATCCGCCAGGCCTTCCTGGACCGTGCGGCGGCACGCCCGGAACGCTACCTGGTGCTTCCGGCCGGCCGGCCGGCCGGCGAGCTCGCCGCAACGGTCCGCACCCGTGTCCTGCAGCTGCTGGCCGCCCGGGAAGCCGGCGCCGCATGA
- a CDS encoding trans-sulfuration enzyme family protein, with protein MTLEPSSHPGQLSPETVVVAAGRPAREHDAAVNPPIVLSSTYVGTGQVVDGDRAYGRYSNPTWDPLEDALAELEGASLPALVFSSGLAAASAALSLIPAGGVLVMPRHSYQGALVMAQELADKGLFTLRTVDIANNDGVIAALTGAGEKAADMLWLESPTNPMLEVADIRVLCRSAKAVGAVVVTDNTFSTPLVQKPLELGSDIVLHSVTKYLAGHSDVILGALITSDEELRHKLLHHRSIHGGIAGPFEAWLALRGLRTLALRVERAQANALVLAKRLDVHDGVERVLFPGLESDPGHERAEAQMQGFGSILCVEVAGGEAAANALVAALRLWTPATSLGGVESLIERRRRHANEPESVPVNLLRLSVGIENVEDLWNDLAQALDAAAR; from the coding sequence ATGACCCTTGAACCTTCCTCCCACCCCGGCCAGCTCAGCCCGGAAACAGTGGTCGTGGCCGCGGGACGGCCCGCCCGCGAGCACGACGCCGCCGTCAACCCGCCCATCGTCCTGTCCTCCACTTATGTGGGCACGGGCCAGGTCGTGGACGGCGACAGGGCGTACGGGCGCTACTCGAACCCCACATGGGACCCGCTGGAGGATGCCCTCGCGGAGCTGGAGGGCGCCAGCCTGCCGGCCCTGGTCTTCAGTTCCGGGCTGGCCGCAGCGTCGGCGGCCCTGTCCCTGATTCCAGCGGGCGGCGTGCTGGTCATGCCGCGGCACTCCTACCAGGGCGCCCTGGTCATGGCGCAGGAACTCGCTGACAAGGGACTGTTCACGCTGCGCACCGTGGACATCGCCAACAACGACGGCGTCATTGCGGCGCTGACGGGCGCCGGCGAAAAGGCCGCGGACATGCTGTGGCTGGAAAGCCCCACCAACCCGATGCTGGAAGTGGCGGACATCCGCGTCCTGTGCCGCTCCGCCAAGGCCGTGGGCGCCGTCGTCGTCACGGACAACACCTTCAGCACGCCCCTGGTCCAAAAGCCGCTGGAACTGGGAAGCGACATCGTCCTCCACTCGGTCACCAAATACCTGGCCGGACATTCCGACGTCATCCTCGGCGCGCTCATCACCTCGGATGAGGAGCTGCGCCACAAGCTCCTCCATCACCGCTCCATCCACGGCGGCATCGCCGGCCCGTTCGAGGCGTGGCTGGCGCTGCGCGGACTGCGCACCCTGGCGCTGCGCGTGGAGCGCGCGCAGGCCAACGCGCTGGTATTGGCCAAGCGTCTTGACGTGCACGACGGCGTTGAGCGGGTTTTGTTCCCCGGCCTGGAGTCCGATCCCGGGCATGAGCGGGCGGAAGCCCAAATGCAGGGGTTCGGCTCCATCCTGTGCGTCGAGGTGGCGGGGGGCGAAGCCGCGGCGAACGCATTGGTTGCGGCGCTGCGGCTGTGGACGCCGGCCACGTCGCTCGGCGGCGTGGAATCGCTCATTGAACGCCGACGACGCCACGCCAACGAGCCCGAGTCGGTGCCGGTGAACCTGCTGCGCCTGAGCGTGGGGATTGAAAACGTCGAGGACCTCTGGAACGATCTGGCGCAGGCACTGGACGCGGCGGCCCGGTAG
- a CDS encoding DUF2516 family protein: MSFFLYAATFFILVVLGAVALGVQIWAVSDCLRTPAADFQRVYKRSKQFWGGLTGVSAFFGFLYLLPAAASLTAPDMGMLMLINMAGATVAGVYLADVRPALAEVRGRGRGNQSRGSSW, translated from the coding sequence GTGAGCTTCTTCCTCTATGCTGCGACCTTTTTCATCCTGGTGGTGCTGGGTGCCGTGGCCCTTGGCGTCCAAATCTGGGCCGTGAGCGACTGCCTGCGCACCCCGGCGGCTGATTTCCAGCGCGTCTACAAGCGCTCGAAGCAGTTTTGGGGTGGGCTGACGGGCGTGTCAGCGTTTTTCGGCTTCTTGTACCTGCTGCCCGCCGCGGCATCCCTCACCGCGCCGGACATGGGCATGCTCATGCTCATCAACATGGCGGGCGCAACGGTGGCCGGCGTGTATCTGGCGGATGTCCGCCCCGCCCTGGCCGAGGTCCGCGGACGCGGCCGTGGCAACCAAAGCCGCGGATCTTCCTGGTAG
- a CDS encoding class I SAM-dependent methyltransferase, with amino-acid sequence MVQRAQRVETASTGPAQRVNVPRGAGRARSKPFGNPTRGTTNPNRLRRVDRWLAGPEAWRLRRDGTAAAGPLVVDLGYGSSPTTAVELHHRIRAACPDARVTGIEIEPDRVRAAKSLEHDGLDFRVGGFEIPVPGHATMVRAFNVLRQYDEADVRLIWGTVCSRLTPNGIFVDGTCDEIGRRSTWVALDASGPQSLTISMRFGDFELPSDVAERLPKALIHHNVPGERVNDFLRALDQHWLAGAQLAPFGNRQRWLLMCQRMYDAGWPVTRDPSRWRLGELTVAWSAVDPRQGADSG; translated from the coding sequence GTGGTTCAACGTGCCCAAAGGGTCGAAACAGCTTCCACCGGCCCTGCACAACGCGTCAACGTTCCGCGTGGTGCCGGCCGGGCGCGCAGCAAACCCTTTGGCAATCCCACCCGCGGCACCACCAACCCAAACCGCCTGCGCCGCGTGGACCGCTGGCTCGCCGGCCCCGAGGCCTGGCGGCTGCGCCGGGACGGCACCGCCGCCGCCGGTCCGCTGGTGGTGGACCTGGGCTACGGCAGCTCCCCCACCACGGCAGTGGAACTCCATCACCGCATCCGCGCTGCGTGCCCCGACGCCCGCGTGACGGGCATTGAAATCGAGCCCGACCGCGTGCGCGCGGCCAAGTCCCTGGAACACGACGGGCTGGACTTCCGGGTGGGCGGCTTTGAAATTCCCGTCCCCGGGCACGCGACAATGGTCCGCGCCTTTAACGTCCTGCGCCAGTATGACGAAGCCGATGTCCGCCTCATTTGGGGCACTGTCTGTTCCCGGCTGACGCCCAACGGCATTTTCGTTGACGGCACCTGCGACGAGATCGGCCGCCGCAGCACGTGGGTGGCGCTGGACGCCTCGGGCCCGCAGAGCCTGACCATCTCCATGCGGTTCGGCGACTTTGAGCTGCCATCCGACGTGGCCGAGCGCCTGCCCAAGGCCCTGATCCACCACAACGTGCCGGGCGAAAGGGTCAACGACTTCCTTCGGGCCCTGGACCAGCATTGGCTGGCGGGTGCGCAACTGGCTCCGTTCGGGAACCGCCAGCGCTGGCTGCTCATGTGCCAGCGGATGTACGACGCCGGCTGGCCCGTGACGCGCGACCCCTCGCGCTGGCGCTTGGGCGAGTTGACGGTGGCCTGGTCGGCCGTGGATCCCCGCCAGGGAGCGGACTCCGGCTAG
- a CDS encoding phosphoglyceromutase: MTYTLILLRHGHSEWNAKNLFTGWVDVDLNDQGRQEAVRGGELLVENNLLPDILYTSRLKRAINTANLALEAADRGWIDVKRDWRLNERHYGALQGKDKAQTLAEFGEEQFMEWRRSYDTPPPPLPDDSEFSQADDPRYAGLGDALPRTECLKDVLVRLMPYWESDIKADLKGGKTVLVTAHGNSLRALVKHLDGISDEAIAGLNIPTGIPLVYELDENFAPVTPGGTYLDPEAAAASIQAVANQGKK; the protein is encoded by the coding sequence ATGACCTATACCCTGATTTTGCTCCGCCACGGCCACAGTGAGTGGAACGCCAAGAACCTGTTCACCGGCTGGGTGGACGTTGACCTCAACGACCAGGGCCGGCAGGAAGCCGTGCGTGGCGGCGAGCTGCTCGTGGAGAACAACCTCCTCCCGGACATCCTCTACACCTCGCGCTTGAAGCGGGCCATCAACACGGCCAACCTGGCGCTGGAGGCGGCCGACCGGGGCTGGATCGACGTCAAGCGCGACTGGCGTCTGAACGAACGCCACTACGGCGCCCTGCAGGGCAAGGACAAGGCCCAGACGCTCGCCGAGTTCGGCGAGGAGCAGTTCATGGAATGGCGCCGCAGCTACGACACCCCGCCGCCGCCGCTTCCCGACGACAGCGAATTCTCGCAGGCCGACGACCCCCGCTATGCCGGCCTGGGCGACGCCCTGCCCCGCACCGAGTGCCTCAAGGACGTCCTGGTCCGCCTGATGCCGTACTGGGAGTCGGACATCAAGGCTGACCTCAAGGGCGGCAAGACGGTCCTGGTCACGGCCCACGGCAACTCCCTGCGTGCACTGGTCAAGCACCTGGACGGCATCTCCGACGAGGCCATCGCCGGGCTGAACATCCCCACGGGCATCCCACTCGTCTACGAACTGGATGAGAACTTCGCCCCCGTCACCCCCGGCGGCACGTACCTGGACCCGGAGGCCGCCGCAGCATCCATCCAGGCCGTGGCCAACCAGGGCAAGAAATAG
- the phoU gene encoding phosphate signaling complex protein PhoU produces the protein MRKVFQAELHQIGEGLVEISSLVIDAIEKSTAAFAAADLQAAQDVIAADARIDFLQNDLDERAIDVLALQGPVASDLRMIVGSLRMSASLERMGDLARHISQLTRLRYPRHVIPAPLVETFAEMARQDTVIARKVCELLDSRDLELVNDITAAKSEINALHKAVFSAMGAPDWAETPATTVDVTLASRYFERFGDHGVSVARKVSYLVTGEWQPEDFLAG, from the coding sequence GTGCGCAAAGTTTTTCAGGCCGAACTTCACCAAATCGGGGAGGGCCTGGTGGAGATTTCGTCCTTGGTGATCGACGCCATCGAAAAGTCCACCGCCGCCTTCGCCGCTGCCGACCTGCAGGCCGCCCAGGACGTCATCGCCGCCGACGCGCGCATCGACTTCCTGCAGAACGACCTCGACGAGCGTGCCATTGACGTCCTTGCACTGCAGGGCCCGGTGGCCAGCGACCTGCGCATGATCGTCGGCTCGCTGCGCATGAGCGCCTCGCTGGAACGCATGGGCGACCTGGCCCGGCACATCTCCCAGCTGACCCGGCTGCGCTATCCCCGCCACGTGATCCCCGCGCCGCTGGTGGAGACGTTTGCGGAGATGGCCCGGCAGGACACCGTCATTGCCCGCAAGGTCTGCGAGCTGCTGGACTCGCGGGACCTGGAACTGGTCAATGACATCACCGCCGCCAAGTCCGAGATCAACGCACTGCACAAGGCGGTCTTCTCCGCCATGGGGGCACCGGACTGGGCCGAAACCCCCGCCACCACCGTGGACGTCACCCTAGCCAGCCGCTACTTTGAGCGCTTCGGGGACCACGGCGTTTCCGTTGCCCGCAAGGTCTCCTACCTGGTGACCGGGGAATGGCAGCCCGAGGACTTCCTGGCCGGCTAG
- a CDS encoding sensor histidine kinase: MNPLLLGVAAGLVGLAMGVFGMLAFSASERSRRQMVEVREPSLPEGSAEILSVVGKAFIVIDVVDGVVRASPGAYAFGLVRGHTVVHQELLDLAHRVRRDGVIEERDLLLPRVVLPGPDGAPRTTPDTDPGAPQRPAAPGQTPGPGNGPGNEPGPGQGTLVIQVRVAPLGEDYILLLADDRTEIARTEAVRNDFVANVSHELKTPVGAISLLAEALESFPDDEATVRRFASRMITESARLAALVQDIIELSRLQSKDVAQAGADVDMNAVIAEAVDRTRLAAQSKNIAIVVGPAVPARVHGDAAQLVTALRNLIDNAVRYSPENTQVGIGLSVRDGVVSVSVSDQGDGMSPADQERVFERFYRVDAARSRHTGGTGLGLSIVKHVVGNHGGEVTLWSAPRTGSTFTVRLPELSPSTSDGGWSLPAERHQR, translated from the coding sequence GTGAATCCATTGCTGCTTGGAGTTGCGGCCGGACTGGTTGGCTTGGCCATGGGCGTGTTCGGCATGCTCGCCTTCAGCGCCAGCGAACGATCGCGGCGCCAGATGGTGGAGGTGCGGGAACCGTCGCTTCCGGAGGGTTCCGCTGAGATCCTCTCCGTGGTGGGCAAGGCGTTCATTGTCATTGACGTGGTCGACGGCGTGGTGCGGGCCAGCCCGGGCGCCTATGCCTTCGGTCTGGTCCGCGGCCACACGGTGGTCCATCAGGAATTGCTGGACCTGGCCCATCGGGTGCGCCGAGACGGCGTCATCGAGGAACGCGACCTGCTCCTGCCGCGCGTCGTCCTGCCCGGACCGGACGGTGCCCCGCGTACGACGCCGGACACGGACCCGGGTGCCCCACAGCGGCCGGCCGCGCCCGGCCAGACGCCCGGCCCCGGAAACGGCCCCGGAAACGAGCCCGGCCCCGGCCAGGGGACCCTGGTCATCCAGGTCCGCGTGGCCCCGCTGGGGGAAGACTACATCCTGCTGCTGGCCGACGACCGCACCGAGATTGCCCGCACCGAGGCGGTGCGCAACGACTTCGTCGCCAACGTTTCCCACGAGCTTAAGACGCCCGTCGGTGCCATCTCGCTGCTGGCCGAGGCGCTGGAGTCCTTCCCGGACGACGAGGCCACCGTGCGCCGCTTCGCCTCACGCATGATCACCGAGTCCGCCCGTCTGGCCGCCCTGGTCCAGGACATCATCGAACTCTCCCGGCTGCAGAGCAAGGACGTGGCCCAGGCCGGTGCCGACGTTGACATGAACGCCGTCATCGCCGAGGCCGTGGACCGGACCCGGCTGGCGGCCCAGAGCAAAAACATCGCCATTGTCGTGGGCCCCGCCGTCCCCGCCCGGGTCCACGGCGACGCCGCCCAGTTGGTGACCGCGCTGCGGAACCTCATCGACAACGCCGTGCGCTACTCCCCGGAAAACACGCAGGTGGGCATCGGCCTCTCGGTGCGGGACGGCGTCGTCAGCGTCAGTGTCTCCGACCAGGGGGACGGCATGTCCCCGGCGGACCAGGAACGTGTCTTTGAGAGGTTTTACCGGGTGGATGCGGCCCGGTCCCGCCACACGGGGGGCACCGGTCTGGGGCTGAGCATCGTCAAGCACGTTGTGGGCAACCACGGCGGTGAGGTCACCCTCTGGTCGGCGCCCAGGACAGGCTCCACGTTCACCGTGCGTCTGCCCGAACTTTCCCCGTCCACCAGCGACGGCGGCTGGAGCCTTCCGGCCGAGCGTCACCAGCGCTGA
- a CDS encoding response regulator transcription factor codes for MSRILIVEDEESISDPLSFLLGREGYEVEVADNGLDALVAFERGGADLVLLDLQLPGMSGTEVCKHLRQRSTVPIIMLTAKDSEIDKVVGLELGADDYVTKPYSSRELIARIRAVLRRQGEPEELVSSTVHAGPVRMDVERHVVTVHGEAVAFPLKEFELLEMLLRNAGRVLTRGQLIDRVWGADYVGDTKTLDVHVKRIRSKIEPDPAAPRFLVTVRGLGYKFEP; via the coding sequence GTGAGCCGGATCTTAATTGTCGAAGACGAAGAGTCCATCAGTGATCCCCTGTCCTTCCTGCTGGGCAGGGAGGGATATGAGGTGGAGGTCGCGGACAACGGGCTGGACGCCCTGGTTGCCTTTGAACGCGGCGGCGCCGACCTGGTGCTGCTGGACCTGCAGCTGCCGGGCATGAGCGGCACCGAGGTGTGCAAGCACCTGCGTCAGCGCTCCACCGTGCCCATCATCATGCTGACGGCGAAGGATTCGGAAATTGACAAGGTGGTCGGGCTTGAGCTCGGCGCCGACGACTACGTCACGAAGCCGTATTCCTCCCGCGAGCTCATCGCCCGCATTCGCGCCGTGCTGCGCAGGCAGGGCGAACCCGAGGAACTGGTCAGCTCAACGGTGCATGCCGGCCCGGTCCGGATGGATGTGGAGCGGCACGTTGTGACCGTTCACGGCGAGGCCGTGGCCTTTCCGCTGAAGGAGTTTGAACTGCTGGAAATGCTGCTGCGCAATGCCGGGCGCGTGCTCACCCGCGGGCAGCTCATCGACCGGGTCTGGGGCGCAGACTACGTGGGCGACACCAAGACACTGGACGTGCACGTCAAGCGGATCCGCAGCAAGATCGAACCCGATCCGGCCGCGCCGCGTTTCCTGGTGACTGTCCGCGGGCTGGGCTACAAGTTCGAGCCGTAG
- a CDS encoding CarD family transcriptional regulator has protein sequence MLFEVGETVVYPHHGAAKIEEIKMRTVRGEEKMYLKLKVAQGDLTIEVPAENVDLVGVRDVVGKEGLEHVFEVLRAEFTEEPTNWSRRYKANLEKLASGDVIKVAEVVRDLWRRDHDRGLSAGEKRMLAKARQILISELALAEKTDEEKAAEVLDEVLAS, from the coding sequence ATGCTTTTTGAGGTCGGCGAGACAGTAGTTTACCCACATCACGGTGCGGCAAAGATCGAAGAGATCAAGATGCGCACGGTCCGGGGTGAAGAGAAGATGTATCTCAAGCTCAAGGTTGCCCAGGGGGATCTAACCATCGAAGTGCCCGCGGAAAACGTTGACCTGGTCGGGGTCCGCGACGTTGTGGGCAAGGAAGGACTGGAGCACGTGTTTGAAGTGCTCCGCGCGGAATTTACGGAAGAGCCCACCAACTGGTCCCGCCGCTACAAGGCCAACTTGGAAAAGTTGGCCTCCGGCGACGTCATCAAGGTCGCAGAGGTTGTGCGCGACCTCTGGCGCCGCGACCACGACCGCGGCCTGTCCGCGGGCGAGAAGCGGATGCTGGCCAAAGCCCGCCAGATCTTGATTTCCGAGCTCGCGCTGGCGGAAAAGACAGACGAAGAGAAGGCCGCTGAAGTCCTGGACGAGGTTTTGGCTTCGTAG
- the ispD gene encoding 2-C-methyl-D-erythritol 4-phosphate cytidylyltransferase produces MIEETGARCAVIIVAAGSGQRLGHGMPKARVPLGGAPMLAHAVRGVVNAGLASQICIAVPAGDEELVELCHQLAEESGAGREVRWDVVDGGADRAASVRTALAVVMPGISSVLVHDAARPLTPAGVFDRVAAALRDGAKAVVPALAVVDTIKSVVPAELPATGAGVEKVAGTPARNRLRAVQTPQGFQLETLRRAHAHAGTLDADAAAGITDDAMLVEAIGEDVYVVQGSTHSLKITTPMDLLLAEAMLQGPLRPRWVEG; encoded by the coding sequence ATGATCGAGGAAACGGGCGCGCGCTGCGCCGTCATCATTGTTGCCGCCGGTTCCGGGCAGCGCCTGGGCCACGGGATGCCCAAGGCGAGGGTTCCGTTGGGTGGCGCACCCATGCTGGCGCATGCCGTCCGGGGCGTGGTCAACGCCGGGCTGGCATCGCAAATTTGCATCGCCGTTCCGGCTGGCGACGAGGAATTGGTGGAACTGTGCCACCAGCTGGCCGAGGAATCCGGCGCCGGACGTGAGGTGCGGTGGGACGTGGTCGACGGCGGTGCCGACAGGGCCGCATCCGTCCGCACGGCTTTGGCCGTGGTCATGCCCGGCATCAGCAGCGTGCTGGTCCACGACGCGGCGCGCCCGCTGACCCCCGCCGGCGTTTTCGACCGCGTGGCTGCTGCCCTGCGCGACGGGGCCAAGGCCGTCGTTCCGGCCCTTGCCGTGGTGGACACCATTAAGTCGGTGGTCCCGGCCGAGCTGCCGGCCACCGGCGCGGGCGTGGAAAAAGTCGCCGGGACCCCGGCCCGCAACCGTCTGCGTGCCGTGCAGACACCGCAGGGGTTCCAGCTGGAAACCCTGCGCCGCGCCCACGCCCATGCTGGGACCCTGGATGCTGACGCCGCCGCCGGCATCACGGACGACGCGATGCTCGTCGAGGCGATCGGCGAGGACGTTTATGTGGTCCAGGGCTCCACACACAGCCTGAAAATCACCACACCCATGGACCTGCTGCTGGCCGAGGCCATGCTCCAGGGGCCGCTGCGCCCGCGCTGGGTGGAGGGGTAG